The proteins below come from a single Eubacterium limosum genomic window:
- a CDS encoding molybdopterin-guanine dinucleotide biosynthesis protein MobB, with product MKVISICGISDSGKTTTAEHIIKELRRRGYSVGSVKEIHYDQFKMDTEGSNTDRHRRAGSQLVTARGKYETDILFQEKLPIRDILSFYDFDYVVLEGVADAGVPMILTAHETPELDNRWSDYVICCAGRIAGDLDTYRGLPVFDARTQAEALVDRIELKTYHILPDFDKDCCDACGYGCAGLGPAILKGEAREKDCVVRTRPEVDVKINGQPLEMVPFVQDIIRSAVTGIVGKLKGYEEGAVIEISIGKK from the coding sequence ATGAAGGTAATATCCATCTGTGGTATTTCAGACAGCGGAAAGACAACGACCGCTGAGCATATTATAAAAGAATTGAGGCGGCGCGGCTACAGTGTGGGCTCAGTCAAGGAAATCCATTATGACCAGTTTAAAATGGATACAGAGGGCAGCAATACGGATCGTCACAGGCGGGCAGGTTCTCAACTGGTGACCGCCAGGGGAAAATATGAAACAGATATTTTATTTCAGGAAAAACTGCCGATTCGGGATATTCTGTCCTTTTATGACTTTGATTATGTGGTGCTTGAGGGCGTTGCCGACGCCGGGGTGCCAATGATACTAACGGCCCACGAAACACCTGAGCTTGACAATCGGTGGAGCGATTATGTTATCTGCTGTGCAGGGCGGATTGCCGGAGATTTGGACACCTACAGAGGCCTGCCTGTCTTTGATGCCAGAACTCAGGCGGAAGCCCTGGTCGATCGGATTGAGTTAAAAACCTACCATATCCTTCCGGATTTTGATAAAGACTGCTGTGACGCCTGCGGCTATGGCTGTGCTGGGCTTGGCCCTGCGATTTTAAAGGGCGAGGCCCGGGAAAAGGACTGTGTGGTAAGAACCCGGCCCGAGGTGGATGTGAAGATCAATGGACAGCCCCTCGAGATGGTTCCCTTTGTCCAGGATATTATCAGGAGCGCAGTGACCGGCATTGTGGGAAAGCTGAAGGGCTATGAGGAAGGGGCTGTCATTGAGATCAGCATTGGAAAAAAATAA
- a CDS encoding molybdopterin-dependent oxidoreductase, producing the protein MKIKTEDVCSAGLMTVCASFKKSGQAPENRQYTGVPFKRLAEYAGQPLSEESVCVFKALDGFSIALAGEEAMDIEQCFIAVSEGGEALTLEDGRPYCMMLMLKDTTSQRWCRYLDEVAVRE; encoded by the coding sequence ATGAAGATAAAGACAGAGGATGTGTGCAGCGCAGGCCTGATGACGGTTTGCGCGAGTTTTAAAAAGAGCGGGCAGGCTCCGGAAAACCGGCAGTATACTGGCGTTCCATTTAAAAGACTGGCAGAATACGCAGGACAGCCCCTATCAGAGGAAAGCGTCTGTGTTTTTAAAGCCCTTGATGGTTTCAGCATTGCCCTCGCCGGTGAGGAAGCAATGGACATAGAACAGTGCTTTATCGCGGTGAGCGAGGGAGGAGAAGCTTTGACGCTGGAGGATGGCAGGCCTTACTGTATGATGCTTATGCTGAAGGATACCACCAGCCAGCGTTGGTGCCGCTACCTTGATGAAGTAGCTGTCCGGGAATGA